TGAGCACCGCGAGCGGGACGAGGAGTCCGGCAGGCGTCACACCCCCCGCGACCGTCGCGACGATGAGGAACGGCACGGCGACGGCCACGAAGGCCAACCCGGAGATCCAGGCGGCCAGGAGCTTTCCGACGATGATCTCCCCGGTCGTCGCGAGCGTGACCTGCACCGGAGCGAGGGTGGCCTGCTCGCGGTCCCCATTCACGGAGTTCCCGGCGAGGGTCGGCGAGACGAGGACGACCAGCAGGAGCACCACGTAGACGATGACCGAGTAGATGGCGCTGCCCGCGCCGTTCGACCAGCCGCTGAACCCGCTGAACGCGAGGAAGGACAGTGCGGTGACGCCGACGAGGATCGCCGCGAACACCCCGAGGAGCACGTACCAGGCGACCGAACGCACCCGCTGCATCAGCTCCAGCGTCACGATGGTCCACAGCCGCGAGGAGTTCATGCGCGCTCCTCCGGCGAGTTTCCCAGATCCAGGAAGGCCTGTTCCAGGCGGCCCACCGCCGGGGCGAACTCCACGACGGGGAGTCCCGCCCCGACGAGCGCGCGCAGTCCCTCGGCGGCGGCGTCGTCCCCCTCGAACGCGAGCAGGAAGGTGCCGCGGTCGACCGTCACCTCTTCCGGCCTGCGGCCGAGGGCACCGGCGATGCCGACGAGGGAGACGGGGGGCCCGGCGACCCGCATCCGCCAGGCGCGTGCGCGCGCCGATTGCTCGTCCGGTCGGGCGACCGATCGGCCGGCCACGAGGAACGCCGCGTCGTCGACCAGTTCGTCGAGCTCGGCCAGCACGTGGCTGGAGACGAGCACGGTGCGTCCCGCGGCGGCGAAACCCCGTAGCAGCAGGCGCAGGTCGATGCGCGCCTGCGGGTCCAGACCGGAGGCCGGCTCGTCGAGGAGGAGCACCTGAGGGTCGTGCACCAGGGCCCTGGCCAGGCCCAGGCGCTGCTTCTGACCGCGGGAGAGCACCCGTGCGGGGGCATCGGCGAGTTCCATGAGACCCACGTGCGCGAGCAGTGCCGCCGCCCGTTCCGCGGCCTGTGCCCGGGTCATCCCGTACAGCCGGGCCGAGACGGCCACCGTTTCGCGTGCGGTGAGCGCGGGCCAGGCGCCGAGGGCGTCCGGCATCCATCCGATCATCCGGCGCGCGGCGGCCGGGTCGGCGATGGGGTCCACCCCGGCGATCCGGATGGCGCCCGCATCCGGCTGCAGCAGGGACGCGAGCATCAGCAGCAGCGTGGTCTTTCCGGCGCCGTTCGGTCCGACCAGCCCGGTCACCCGGCCGGGCTGCGCCGTGAGGGTCACCCCGCGCACCGCCTCCACCGGCCCGAAGGAACGGCGTACGTCGACGACGTCGATTCCGGCGTGGGTCACCGCTCCACCCTGGCAGAACGGTCCCCCCGGGGGAAGCTCAGCGGAAGAGCCCGACGCCGAGGTCGGGGTGGTCCACGAAGACCCCGTCGACGCCCGCTTCGCGCAGGACCGTCCATTCCGCCACGAAGTCGCCGCGGGCCGCGGGATCGCCGCCGGCACGGAACCGGCGCGACAGGAAGCGGTTCTCCGGC
The sequence above is a segment of the Microbacterium caowuchunii genome. Coding sequences within it:
- a CDS encoding ABC transporter ATP-binding protein, translating into MTHAGIDVVDVRRSFGPVEAVRGVTLTAQPGRVTGLVGPNGAGKTTLLLMLASLLQPDAGAIRIAGVDPIADPAAARRMIGWMPDALGAWPALTARETVAVSARLYGMTRAQAAERAAALLAHVGLMELADAPARVLSRGQKQRLGLARALVHDPQVLLLDEPASGLDPQARIDLRLLLRGFAAAGRTVLVSSHVLAELDELVDDAAFLVAGRSVARPDEQSARARAWRMRVAGPPVSLVGIAGALGRRPEEVTVDRGTFLLAFEGDDAAAEGLRALVGAGLPVVEFAPAVGRLEQAFLDLGNSPEERA